Proteins co-encoded in one Dehalogenimonas sp. WBC-2 genomic window:
- a CDS encoding pantoate-beta-alanine ligase — MKMKILRTVSDLRSFRTGLSGSVGLVPTMGFLHEGHLSLVCQCKTNCHHTLVSIFVNPTQFGPNEDFNTYPRDIERDLTLLEATGVDAVFLPSVEEIYPPGADTLVVPGKVAERLEGAVRPGHFKGVATVVLKFFNLVQPHRAYFGQKDAQQVAVIQKMITDLNLPVDLIVMPTVREADGLAMSSRNSYLNTTERQAAAILYQALTKAGNLISLGERDTEIIKRSMTELINTEALAAIDYISIADAASLEELPFFRKPALILLAVCIGKTRLIDNIKLS; from the coding sequence GTGAAGATGAAAATCCTTAGGACAGTCTCCGATCTGCGGTCTTTCCGCACGGGCCTGTCAGGTTCCGTTGGACTTGTGCCAACCATGGGTTTCCTACACGAAGGGCACCTTTCACTTGTCTGTCAGTGTAAAACCAATTGCCACCATACGCTGGTCAGCATCTTCGTAAACCCCACTCAGTTCGGACCCAATGAAGATTTTAACACTTACCCTCGGGATATAGAACGCGACCTGACGCTACTCGAAGCAACCGGCGTCGATGCCGTCTTCTTGCCTTCTGTCGAGGAAATATATCCACCTGGTGCCGACACACTGGTCGTACCGGGCAAGGTAGCGGAAAGACTTGAAGGAGCGGTTCGTCCAGGTCATTTCAAAGGTGTTGCGACAGTGGTTCTCAAATTTTTCAATCTTGTACAACCGCATCGGGCCTATTTCGGTCAAAAGGACGCCCAGCAGGTGGCAGTTATTCAAAAGATGATAACCGACTTGAACCTCCCTGTGGATTTGATTGTAATGCCGACAGTTCGGGAAGCCGACGGCTTAGCCATGAGCAGCCGCAACAGTTATCTCAACACCACCGAACGGCAAGCCGCGGCCATTCTTTACCAGGCACTCACCAAAGCCGGTAATTTGATTTCGCTTGGCGAAAGAGACACGGAGATCATTAAGCGGAGCATGACCGAACTTATTAACACCGAAGCTTTGGCTGCCATTGATTACATCAGCATCGCCGATGCCGCCAGCCTTGAGGAACTACCCTTCTTTAGAAAACCTGCTCTTATATTGCTTGCCGTCTGCATTGGCAAAACACGCCTGATAGACAATATCAAACTTTCTTAG